The following coding sequences are from one Candidatus Binatia bacterium window:
- the ispF gene encoding 2-C-methyl-D-erythritol 2,4-cyclodiphosphate synthase — protein MRARIGHGYDLHRLVQGRRLILGGVDIPHPRGLLGHSDADVVLHASCDAILGAMGAGDIGQHFPDTDERYRGIASSELLRQVVALMTGQGWRVGNLDVTICAEQPRLAPHRDAIRQRLADLLGVSKTCVSVKAKTNEGVDAIGRGEAIAATAVVLLEKD, from the coding sequence GTGCGGGCACGCATTGGGCACGGCTATGACCTGCACCGGCTGGTCCAGGGGCGGCGGCTCATCCTGGGCGGTGTCGACATCCCACACCCACGGGGATTGCTCGGCCACTCCGACGCCGACGTCGTACTCCACGCCAGTTGCGATGCCATTCTCGGCGCCATGGGTGCGGGAGACATCGGCCAACATTTTCCCGACACCGATGAGCGCTACCGGGGCATCGCCAGCAGCGAGCTGCTGCGACAGGTAGTGGCCTTGATGACCGGACAGGGCTGGCGTGTGGGCAACCTCGACGTCACCATTTGCGCCGAACAGCCGCGTCTTGCGCCTCATCGCGACGCCATCCGCCAGCGCCTCGCCGATCTGCTCGGCGTGTCGAAGACCTGCGTGAGCGTGAAAGCCAAGACCAACGAGGGGGTCGACGCGATCGGCCGTGGCGAAGCCATCGCCGCAACGGCCGTCGTGTTGCTCGAAAAAGATTAG